In Acidimicrobiales bacterium, the genomic stretch CAGTAGATCTACCTCGAGGGTCAGGTCCTCACCCGGCACGGCATGGGAGATGAACTGGGCGGTGGCCCACACGAGGGGCCGGGCGGCGTCGGCCTCCAGCGCCCGCACGGCCGCCCCCAGGCCCGTCCCCCCGAACAGGCGACCCGCTCCCGAGCACTCGTCCTCCGTGAGGGGAAGGATCCAGGTCCGAGGGGTTGGGCCACGACGCAACTCTGTGCTCAGGTAGGACCGGCGAACCATGGTCCGATGATGCCGTCGCCAACCCGTCCGTCCCTCATCCGGAACACCTCAGAGGGGTCCACGGCGGGCGTTGTCACACCTCGTCGCCAAGATGGGGATATGGAAACGCAGCTTCCCTTCCCGAAGCAAACTCCCCGCCGTCCGGCAGCCCGACGTCGTCCGGCGCCTGCGGCCTTCTCTTCTGGTGGGCTAACCCCGGTAAGCCGACTCGACGAGGAGACACGGCGGATTGGCCGAGCCGGCCTGGCAAATGCACGGGCCACCCTGGCGGCTAGCCGTAGGCCCCACGATCTGTTGGTCCGGGAGCCGCCCCCGGGGCAGCCCCTGACAGACGGAGCGAGGCGGTGATACGGGGAGGGACCGTCGGGTACCGTTCACTACGTGACCACCTTGGGCGAGCGACTCGGCCAGAGCCCCGACGACCGACTCCTGATCCTCACTGCTGACCTGCTGGGGATGTGCCACGCGACAAATGTCGGCGTCTACGAGAGCATCCGCAGCGGCCTAGCCACCGGCGCCGGCCTCATGGTGCCTGGCCCGTGGGCTCGTGACGCGGCGTCCCACTATCGCGGTGAGGCGGTTGGGGTGCACCTCACTCTCAACGCCGAGTTGGACTGCTACCGCTGGCGGGCCATCACCCAGGCCCCCAGCCTCCACGACGGCGATGGTGGCTTTCCCCGCACCGTGGAGGACCTTTGGGACCACGCTGACCTGGACGAGACCCGGCGCGAGTGCCGGGCCCAACTGGAACGGGCTGTCCTCTGGGGCTTTGACATCAGCCACCTGAGTTCCCACCTCGGCGCTCTCCAAAACCGCCCTGAGTTCTTCGACCTGTACTTGGAGTTGGCCATCGACTTCGGCCTGCCCCTCCGTTTGGAGGGTGGGCAGGCCGAGGAGGGAGCCGGGTTCCCATTTCGGTCCCTGGCCGCCGACGAGGGTGTGCTGACCGTCGACCACCACCGGTCGCGCCGGCTGGCCGACCCGGCGGTCCTGGAACGGATGGCCATGGACCTCCAGCCCGGGGTGACCGAGATCGTGGTCGAGCCGGCCGCCGACACGCCGGAGTTGCGGGCCGTCTGCGACGAGTGGGGACGCCGGGTCGAACACCGGGATCTGGTGTGCGGCAACACCGAACTGCTGGCCGACCTCGACCGGGGCGGGATCACCCTGGTCAGTTGGCGGGACTTGCGCGACGCGCAACGGGCTGGCTAGGCCTCCGACTCAGAACTCGGTACGAGCCGCCAGGTCAGCCAGCAGGTCGGCCCATGCAGGGCCGCCGAACACTGTCCGGAGGTCGAACACGTAGCGGGCGTAGGCGTCCTCCACCTTGCACCGACCGGTCATGTAGGCCACGTCGGGGTCCAGATCCCCCCGGAACTGGGCCACCGCGTCGGCGTACTTCCAGGTGACTGTGGCCTCGGCCTCGCCGTCGCGTCCGACCAGCACCTCAGCCACCCGACCGTCGGACACCACGAGCCGGAACTGGACCTTGCCGTGCGGCGTGCTGGTCACCACAAACCGCACCACCCCATCCACGCCGGGCTGTTCGGGGAGGCCGGCTGCTCCGTCGGCCAGGTTGGTCAGCCACTCCTCGGACAGGAACGAGAGAGTGGCCATCAGGCGGCCGACTCCCCGGCGGTCCGGATTCCGACGAAGAGATCCTCCTCGACCTCCCCGTCTGCCGGATGGCCGACTTGGCTGACCTCCAACCGGTACTCGTCAAACGGGTGAATGGTCCGGGCCACCTCGTCGGGAAGCCCGAACCAGAACGAAGACGCCGGGTCGATCTGCGTGGCGTGCGCCCGGAGCGCGTCGACCCCCACCTGCCAGTGGTCAGCAATCGGCACCCTCGTGGTGATCAGGTGATCCCGCGACGGGCGCTCGAACCACCAATCGTCGTACGGCGACTCCAGGCCCAGCTCCAGGAACTTGGCGTGCCGTCCGAGGATCCGGGCCCTCGACCACAGGGTGAAGTAGAGCTTCGACGGTTGCCAGGCCGGTCCGGCCTCCGGGTAGCACCGTGGGTCGCCAGCGGCATGGAAGGCGGGTACCGAGACGTCGTGCACCTGGACGTGGTCCGGATGGTCGTACTCCCCCCGGGCATCCGGGTAGGTGACGATGACCTGTGGGCGGACCCGGCGGATGATGGCCACCAGACGGCCGACGGCCTCGTCTTGATCGGCGTTAGCGAAGGCCCCGGGGTGGGCGTTGGCCTCCGAGTCCTTCATGCCTGAGTCCCGGTAACCGAGCATGACAACCTCGTCGTAGCCGATGATCTCGGCCGCCCGGGCCAGCTCGGCCTCTCGCACCGTGGTGATGTTGGCGTGGACCTCCGGCTGGTCCATGGCCGGATTCAGGACGTCGCCCGCTTCGCCCCCTGTGCAACAGACCAGCACACAGTGGACTCCCTCGGCGTGCAGGGAGGCCACGGTGGCCGCTCCCTTGGAGGCCTCGTCGTCCGGATGGGCATGAACAGCCAGGAGGCACAACGGGACGTCGGGAGAAACGGCGGACACGGGCTGGAACGGTAGCGGCCACGACCGGGCCCGAAGCGCCCTCAGACGTGCTCCGTAGTACGTTGCTGAGAGACGTCGCGAGGAGAAGTCTGATGGATCCCGAGGTCTGGCGCTGGATCTGGCTGGCCACCGCCGCCACGTTCATCGTCGGTGAAATCGCCATGACCGGGGCGTTCTTCCTCCTACCGTTCGGCGTGGGAGCCGCCGCGGCAACAGCGGTCGCCTTCACCGGAGCTAACGCCACCTGGCAGTGGCTGGCCTTCGTGCTGGTCTCGATCGCCGCCTTCGCCGGCATCCGACCGATGGCCCGCCGGATGAGACGGGGCGGCAACCCGGTCGGTGTGGGGGCCGATCGCCTGGTCGGCGAGACCGGCGTCGTGGTGACCGACCTCTCCCCCGATCCCGAACACCTGGGCACCGTCCGGATCGGACGCGAGGAGTGGCATGCCGAGACCCCGGACCGCGGACACCTCCCGGCCGGCACCTCCGTCGAAGTGGTCCGGATCGAAGGCACCCGCGCCGTGGTCCAATCCACCCACTAATCCGAACGACAGACACCACCGACCCGAGGAGCACCACCAATGGCCGCCACGATCGTCCTAATTGTCATCGCCTTCGTCCTGTTTGCTTTCGCAGCGTCCGGGATCAAGATCGTTCGGCCGTACCAGAAGGGCATCGTCGAACAGCTGGGTCGCTACAAGGCCACCGTCGATCCGGGCCTGAAGCTGATCATCCCGTTCATTCAGTCCCTGACCCGGGTGGACATGCGGGAGCAGGTAATCGACGTGCCCCCACAGGAGGTCATCACCAAGGACAACGTGACGGTCACCGTGGACGCCGTCATCTACTTCGAGCCCACCGACGCCCAGCGACTTATCTACAACGTGGCCAACTTCATCCTGGCTGTCACCAAGCTGGCCCAGACCAACCTCCGAAACGTGATCGGCGACATGTCGCTGGACAATGCCCTGACGTCCCGAGACAACGTCAACGTGGCCCTTAGGGAGGTACTCGACGACGCTACCGACAAGTGGGGCGTTCGGGTAGTCCGCGTGGAGATCCAGCGGATCGACCCACCGGCCGACGTGATGCACGCCATGCACGAGCAGATGAAGGCCGAGCGGAACCGTCGGGCCGTCGTTCTGGAGGCCGACGGCGGTCGGGAGGCGGCCATCACCCGGGCCGAGGGTGACAAGCAAGCAGTCATCCTGGCCTCCGAGGCCGTCCGGCAGCGGGCCATCCTGGAGGCCGAGGGCGAGGCCGAGGCCATCCGGGCCGTGGCCGACGCCGAGCGGTACCGCCAACTGACGGTGGCCGAGGGCGAGGCCGCTGCTGTACGCAGCGTCTACGGCGCCATTCACGACGGCGATCCGACGCCCGACCTGCTGGCCATCAAGTACCTAGAAGCGCTGGGAACAGTGGCCGACGGACGGGCCACCAAGATCTTCCTGCCCGCCGACATGAGCGCCACTCTCGGCTCGCTGGGCGCCATCGCCGAACTGTTCACCGGCGACGAACCGGAGGACGACCGTCTAGAGATGTCGGCCGGGGACGCGGCTCCCGACGAGCCCGAAGACGCGGCCGGCTGACGACCCGAGCACCCAAGGTGGACCGGCCGGAGGCCGGTCAGCCAGCAGGAACCAGTTCGTCCCCGCCCTCGTCGTCTTCCACCAGTTCCCAACCGCACATGGCGGCCAGGAGTGCCTGGCCCTCCTCGGGACCGCTGGCGATGAT encodes the following:
- a CDS encoding ChbG/HpnK family deacetylase — encoded protein: MTTLGERLGQSPDDRLLILTADLLGMCHATNVGVYESIRSGLATGAGLMVPGPWARDAASHYRGEAVGVHLTLNAELDCYRWRAITQAPSLHDGDGGFPRTVEDLWDHADLDETRRECRAQLERAVLWGFDISHLSSHLGALQNRPEFFDLYLELAIDFGLPLRLEGGQAEEGAGFPFRSLAADEGVLTVDHHRSRRLADPAVLERMAMDLQPGVTEIVVEPAADTPELRAVCDEWGRRVEHRDLVCGNTELLADLDRGGITLVSWRDLRDAQRAG
- a CDS encoding SPFH/Band 7/PHB domain protein, whose translation is MAATIVLIVIAFVLFAFAASGIKIVRPYQKGIVEQLGRYKATVDPGLKLIIPFIQSLTRVDMREQVIDVPPQEVITKDNVTVTVDAVIYFEPTDAQRLIYNVANFILAVTKLAQTNLRNVIGDMSLDNALTSRDNVNVALREVLDDATDKWGVRVVRVEIQRIDPPADVMHAMHEQMKAERNRRAVVLEADGGREAAITRAEGDKQAVILASEAVRQRAILEAEGEAEAIRAVADAERYRQLTVAEGEAAAVRSVYGAIHDGDPTPDLLAIKYLEALGTVADGRATKIFLPADMSATLGSLGAIAELFTGDEPEDDRLEMSAGDAAPDEPEDAAG
- the mca gene encoding mycothiol conjugate amidase Mca, whose translation is MSAVSPDVPLCLLAVHAHPDDEASKGAATVASLHAEGVHCVLVCCTGGEAGDVLNPAMDQPEVHANITTVREAELARAAEIIGYDEVVMLGYRDSGMKDSEANAHPGAFANADQDEAVGRLVAIIRRVRPQVIVTYPDARGEYDHPDHVQVHDVSVPAFHAAGDPRCYPEAGPAWQPSKLYFTLWSRARILGRHAKFLELGLESPYDDWWFERPSRDHLITTRVPIADHWQVGVDALRAHATQIDPASSFWFGLPDEVARTIHPFDEYRLEVSQVGHPADGEVEEDLFVGIRTAGESAA
- a CDS encoding SCP2 sterol-binding domain-containing protein, with product MATLSFLSEEWLTNLADGAAGLPEQPGVDGVVRFVVTSTPHGKVQFRLVVSDGRVAEVLVGRDGEAEATVTWKYADAVAQFRGDLDPDVAYMTGRCKVEDAYARYVFDLRTVFGGPAWADLLADLAARTEF
- a CDS encoding NfeD family protein, translated to MDPEVWRWIWLATAATFIVGEIAMTGAFFLLPFGVGAAAATAVAFTGANATWQWLAFVLVSIAAFAGIRPMARRMRRGGNPVGVGADRLVGETGVVVTDLSPDPEHLGTVRIGREEWHAETPDRGHLPAGTSVEVVRIEGTRAVVQSTH